In the genome of Impatiens glandulifera chromosome 6, dImpGla2.1, whole genome shotgun sequence, the window cttaaattttgaattgtaaTATTTGAGACTTGCACCATCACAAATTTAGCTATTTAAAGTTTTCTAAATAAAACATAAGAATTTGTCttactttataataatataatccgcttcttaattaatttattatatttgtaaaataaattaacaattcactctttttaattttgttttcaacaattttcatatattacacatttttaagatattaaaacTGCATTAGACAATTTAAAATAggtatatctaaaaaaaatactaaatttaaaactcaaatatacCAAAAACTGGCGTACAAAAAGTTATATCGTTTcaaaattttgtgaaaaataaataccaaaTCAATCTCTTTTCGAATTTTCTCACATCTTTTCTcatattaaacaattttttagtcaccaaatatttttcaacagaTCCAAAAAAACActcaactttaaaaaaaatacatccaaaacgtttgtaaatattatttaataataagacatatattttattcatttgagAAAAGCTTTACAGGGTTAAAACTGTAATAGTCTTcttataatacaatttaaagtTGAAcccatatttaataataacgACCTAAGTTTAACTTCAAATAACAATTTACTACAGTAAATTCTCTATTTTGAATTCATGATTTTGACTTTTTGTTATAAGCTGAGTTAATCCCCTATTGAATAGCATAGTTGTAAAAGGAGAAATATCCCTCACTTCCTAATGTTCTAACTCAAATTTTCCAAGCACGAAACATAATTGGAATATTTGTaaaaactggaatttaccgtttttttaactcactagaattgaaagcattgtaatcagataatttatttacgtttttaactttttagctTCAATGTTACGACTTTAAAGTCATTCTaagcctgtctagaatgatttcTTAAACCCttgtttttttctcattttttaggaatttttaatgaaacgACGATAAGTCGTCTTCTCCCTAAAAAAAAGTCCAGCTAAATTGTCTATTCTAACATAGCTGAGGAGCATATTCCTAACTTCCTAAAGTTCCGACGACAAAGTTAGTTAAATTGATTAAGTGCGTTTGCGGAGACTAAGGGATTAATATTACTCCGAAGGAGAATCAAAAccaatcttaaaaaaaaaccttaCTTAGAAGTAAATATGGGCTTTTAGTATGTTACTACCTCAGTTTGCAATTAGCAAGCATTTCAGAACAATATTGGTTGATACTTGTTGGGTCTTATCTTTAGTTATTTGATTGGGCTTTCCTTCACTCATTGCACCATCATTGAATCAATCGatatggagaagaagaagactgtTAGTTTATCAACCACACTGAACAATTCTGATCATTCCCCATATCCACGAATCACGACAACAACGACCAAAAGTAGTAGTTCCCGCTAGCAACCAATTCTCGGATTAGCTTCTTGTGGCGTGCGGTTCTTCGGTTTCAACGTCCACCACTGACCACACCGATTTTCACATCATCTTCGTCTTCTTTTCCATCTATCTACAACCCAAACAAGAGTTCTGATCAAATCGTGCAATGGCGGCATCAATTTCCAGGTTTATTACCAAAGATTGTAGATTTCAGTCGTGTGATGCTGTTCAAAGAAGAATTGGGTTCTTTTCTGTAAGGTTGCTTCAAACCCAGTTAGGTAAAATGGTTTTTAGTCTAAATCGTGGATTCTTATTATTCTGCCTATTACCCGTTTGATAAAAGTCCTCTGAGAACTAGAACTTCTTCCATTCATTTCTTATAAGTTTACCTTTTCTAGATCAAAGAGACAATGATAGTCAACGGCTAGGACTCTCCAACGTTACACAGAATCCAGTTCTTGCTCTTTCAGCTAGAAATTCAACAAATAGGTATCTGTTTTCAGATTACAGAAACATAAATAGGACATTTGGGTTTAATTAGAGTTATAAACATTGATGATTGCTATTCATAGGAGATCACAATTTATCTGCAAAGCAGTGACAAATGTACCTGAGAATGATCCAAGTAGCAGTCAAACGGGAATGACACGATATGAACAAATAATCGAAACGCTCACAACTCTATTTCCTGTTTGGGTATGTTAAGAACTTATGTTCGAACAACAGAAACTTTTAATACGATTCGAATTCAAATCCTTTTCGCCTTGATCTTTTCAGGTCATATTGGGTACTATCATTGGCATCTATAAACCTGCTGCGGTATCTTTCTGTCTTACCACTCTTTTATGAATCATAAATCAATGGTAGACTAAAAGGTTAAAATTTATACCTACTTTTATTAGGTAACATGGTTGAAAACAGACCTTTTCACACTTGGCTTGGGTTTTCTTATGCTTTCAATGGGCTTGACTTTGAAATTTGAAGATTTCAGAAGATGTTTACGTAATCCTTGGACTGTAAGAGTTAGAACAGTAGATTTCCATGTGTTAGATCTTTGATTTAGTAGGAGAATTAAGATGTATTTTTCATTATGCAGGTGGGAGTTGGATTTCTTGCTCAATACTTGATTAAACCCATTTTAGGCTTCTTTATAGCCATGGTTAGTACTTGAAGTGAATTCAAATCAAGAACAGAATTACAGATTTAACAGATAGAACAGAATTACGGATTTCGTCTTTAATTGCAGACATTGAAACTCTCTGCACCTCTTGCGACAGGCCTTATCTTGGTTTCTTGTTGTCCTGGAGGCCAAGCATCGAATGTTGCTACTTATATTTCTAAAGGAAATGTTGCTCTCTCTGT includes:
- the LOC124941105 gene encoding sodium/pyruvate cotransporter BASS2, chloroplastic: MAASISRFITKDCRFQSCDAVQRRIGFFSVRLLQTQLDQRDNDSQRLGLSNVTQNPVLALSARNSTNRRSQFICKAVTNVPENDPSSSQTGMTRYEQIIETLTTLFPVWVILGTIIGIYKPAAVTWLKTDLFTLGLGFLMLSMGLTLKFEDFRRCLRNPWTVGVGFLAQYLIKPILGFFIAMTLKLSAPLATGLILVSCCPGGQASNVATYISKGNVALSVLMTTCSTIGAIIMTPLLTKLLAGQLVPVDAAGLAISTFQVVLVPTLVGVLSNEYFPQFTSRIITITPLIGVILTTLLCASPIGQVSEVLKTQGLQLLLPVAILHGAAFAIGYWLSKISFGESTSRTISIECGMQSSALGFLLAQKHFTNPLVAVPSAVSVVCMALGGSGLAVYWRNKPISVDDKDDFKE